The nucleotide window CGGGCCGGCCGTTTTCAGCAAGCTGAAAAAACTCTTGATGCGCCCAACAGTCGGCACTGTCATGGGCGACGAACATGGGCATATCACCTAGCACGACAATTCCTTTTTGCCGCGCATACCGATGGACATCGGCCCATTGTCTGTGGACTGCATATTGCAGCAGGCGTACGCGCGCGACGCCGGCATGCAGTTTACCGCTCCAGTATTTGACGGCGGCAGCCTGATGGCGGCGAATATCGTCCGGCCATTGCGTCCAGTCAGTTGTGCCGAAGTGATCGGCGACGGCGACAAAAACGGCGTAATCGTCAAGCCAATAGGCGTTGGCTTCACAGAACGTTTCCACGTCGCGCCGTTCCCCAGACAACGCCGAAAGGGCAGGCAAAGTCTGCAACAGCCCGTCTTTTGCCGCCTGCACGTCACCGCCGCCGGCGGCGCGTTCGTAAAAAGCAGCCAGATCCCGAGACGATATCCAACCCCAGTCCCGCAAGACCTCGAGGGAAATGAGCCGCTCGTTGACGGCAAAAGCCGAACGGCTGAAATACGGCGAATCGCCGTCAAGTGGCGGTGTCAGCGGCAGGATCTGCCATACCGATTGCTTGCCTGCTGCCAAAAAATCGACGAAAGCAACGGCTTCCTGCCCCAACGTGCCGCTGCCGCATATTGCCGGAAGCGAAGTCGGCTGGAGCAGCACGCCGCAGCGTTTCCGCCGGCTCTCTTCTCCCCGGAGGATGACGGCGGACAGCGGCGCCAAGGTCAGGGTAAAGGCGCCGTTTACCGTTTCCACAATAAGACCGGCACCCGTCAGTGAACGCAGCGTACCGCCGATCAGCCCGTCGGTATGAACCGTTACCGTGTGTTCTTCCCTCGTACTGCGATTGAGGGCAACGACACAAAGACCGTCAGCCGCAATATTACCGAATACATCCCTGCCGCCTTCAATGGCTCTGGCATAGACCAGCACATCGCCTGTTCCATATAGCGGCAAGTATCGGCCGGTCCGCAGGCAGGCAAGGTCGTTGCGCAGAGCCGTCAGCGTTTTTGTCCATGACAGTAGTTCCGCATCTTCCTGTCCCCAAGGATACGTCCGGCGGTTATCGGGATCTTTACCGCCCAAAAGACCGGCTTCATCACCGTAGTAAATGGACGGAACGCCGGGCAAGGTCATCTGCCAGGCCGACAGCAGGCGGAGCTTTTTCTTGGCCACCGCCGTATCGGTTTCCGTGCCGCCCAAGACGGAAAGGATGCGCTCCACGTCATGACTGCCGATGAGGTTCAGCATGGCGTAGGTGTGTTCGGGAGGATAGTTTTCCGTAAGGTGCATATATTGCGCCGCCGTTTCCGCAGCGTTGCGCACACCGTTTACGAAATCGATAAACATTCGCCGCAAGACATAGTTCATGGCGCTGTCGATATCATACCCGCAAAGGTACTCCCGTTGTTCCCCGTAGCTGATCTTATTCGACGCATCTTCCCAGACTTCGCCGATCAGCACCGCTTCCGGATCCGTTGCCTTCAACGTCTTATAAAAATCGCGCAAAAACGTCTCCGGCAATTCGTCGATAACATCGAGCCGCCAACCGCTGACGCCTTGACGGAGCCAATGTTTCAGCACGCTGTCGTCATTGCGGATAATAAAATCCAGGTAAGACGGTGCCGTCTCGTTAACGTTCGGCAGATCATCGACACCCCACCAGGATTCATATTCGTCGGGATAGTTCTTAAAGCGGTACCAGTCATAATACGGCGACGCCTGCGATTGAAACGCACCGACGCTTTCGTAGGTGCCGAAGCGGTTGAAATAGCGGCTATCGGCGCCGGTATGGCTGAAAACGCCGTCAAGAATAATGCGGATTCCCTTTGCGCCGGCGGCGGCGCAAAAGGCGGCAAATCCTTCATTGGTCCCCAAGAAAGGATCGATATTGTAATAATCGCCGGTACCGTAACGATGATTGCTGGCACTTTCGAAAACGGGATTCAAATAAATCGCACCGATGCCCAGTTCTTGTAAATACGTGAGTTTTTCTTCCATTCCCGCCAGGTTGCCGCCGAAAAAATCATAATAAACGATGGCCCCCTTTTCATCCTTACAGTAATAGGGGCGGTCATGCCAATCACTATGTATGACGGCGCCTTTTTTCCCTTGAAGTCGGACTGCAGGATCATGGCCGCGACAAAACCGATCGGGAAAGATCTGATAAACAATCGTGTTTTTAAACCAGTCGGGCGTTTTCATTTGCCGGTCATAAACGGTAATCTGATAAGACGGCGGCGGCTCCTTCCGAAGTTCGCCGACGCCGCCAAGATTATCACGATTATTGCCGTAGTAGAAACGATCGCCGCCGGCTTCGATCACAAAATAATACCACAGGAGGCAACCTCTCTCCGGCACAGTCAGCATACAGCCATACCCGCTACCGTCAAAGGCCATCGGCACCAGCTTTTCACCGCCGTTAC belongs to Megasphaera vaginalis (ex Bordigoni et al. 2020) and includes:
- the malQ gene encoding 4-alpha-glucanotransferase, whose amino-acid sequence is MDTVFYHDSWNSGCRHPFGAVPTAGRVRIRLEAKGGETATVTLRLWQSNGGEKLVPMAFDGSGYGCMLTVPERGCLLWYYFVIEAGGDRFYYGNNRDNLGGVGELRKEPPPSYQITVYDRQMKTPDWFKNTIVYQIFPDRFCRGHDPAVRLQGKKGAVIHSDWHDRPYYCKDEKGAIVYYDFFGGNLAGMEEKLTYLQELGIGAIYLNPVFESASNHRYGTGDYYNIDPFLGTNEGFAAFCAAAGAKGIRIILDGVFSHTGADSRYFNRFGTYESVGAFQSQASPYYDWYRFKNYPDEYESWWGVDDLPNVNETAPSYLDFIIRNDDSVLKHWLRQGVSGWRLDVIDELPETFLRDFYKTLKATDPEAVLIGEVWEDASNKISYGEQREYLCGYDIDSAMNYVLRRMFIDFVNGVRNAAETAAQYMHLTENYPPEHTYAMLNLIGSHDVERILSVLGGTETDTAVAKKKLRLLSAWQMTLPGVPSIYYGDEAGLLGGKDPDNRRTYPWGQEDAELLSWTKTLTALRNDLACLRTGRYLPLYGTGDVLVYARAIEGGRDVFGNIAADGLCVVALNRSTREEHTVTVHTDGLIGGTLRSLTGAGLIVETVNGAFTLTLAPLSAVILRGEESRRKRCGVLLQPTSLPAICGSGTLGQEAVAFVDFLAAGKQSVWQILPLTPPLDGDSPYFSRSAFAVNERLISLEVLRDWGWISSRDLAAFYERAAGGGDVQAAKDGLLQTLPALSALSGERRDVETFCEANAYWLDDYAVFVAVADHFGTTDWTQWPDDIRRHQAAAVKYWSGKLHAGVARVRLLQYAVHRQWADVHRYARQKGIVVLGDMPMFVAHDSADCWAHQEFFQLAENGRPAAVAGVPPDYFSADGQLWGNPLYDYEKMAADGYEWWVRRFAKALADVDEIRVDHFRGFAAYWSVPAGAKTAAAGKWRTGPGGHLFAAVRQRLGDLPLVAEDLGSITDDVCRLKNELALPGMRVLHFHGKERTDRRFSFDTEARCLAYTGTHDNNTTLGWYHDDLDENGRRRLREALGCAADVTDDALMDAILAYLYSRRAETVIVPLQDILSLGSEARMNRPGIVGGNWCWQLASAAAYRPYSGKLAALAYRYGRVNAED